In the Phaseolus vulgaris cultivar G19833 chromosome 7, P. vulgaris v2.0, whole genome shotgun sequence genome, one interval contains:
- the LOC137828348 gene encoding damage-control phosphatase At2g17340-like isoform X2 yields the protein MGSTSQLVPFPSLANEKYTASTIPWRFPSDDPHIPTSTELSWINLLHNTIPTFKKHAESDASVPDAANKAETFAKRYARILEDFKKDPAGQGEPLDIFVLCRLREQVLKELGFADIFKKIKDVENTNAMSLFENVVRLNDAIEDEEKRLENLVRGIFAGNIFDLGATQLAEVFSKDGVSFLSTCQNLVPRPWVIDDLETFKMKWSKKSWKKVIIFVDNSGADIILGILPFARELLRRGSQVILAANDLPSLNDVTYSELTEIISRLKDEEGCLMGVSTSNLLIANSGNDLPIIDLTRVSQELACLTNDVDLVILEGMGRGIETNLYAQFKCDSLKIAMVKHPEVAEFLGSRLYDCVIKYDAV from the exons ATGGGGAGTACATCGCAGTTGGTGCCATTCCCGTCGTTGGCGAATGAGAAATACACAGCAAGCACCATTCCTTGGAGGTTCCCTTCCGACGATCCACACATTCCCACTTCCACCGAGCTATCTTGGATTAATCTCCTCCACAATACCATCCCCACCTTCAA GAAGCATGCTGAGAGTGATGCTTCTGTTCCTGATGCTGCGAATAAAGCTGAAACTTTTGCTAAAAG GTATGCTAGAATACTTGAAGATTTCAAGAAAGATCCTGCAGGTCAAGGCGAGCCTCTTGATATCTTT GTTCTATGCAGACTTCGTGAGCAAGTCCTCAAGGAACTGGGATTCGCAGATATCTTCAAGAAAATAAAG GATGTAGAGAATACAAATGCCATGTCCTTATTTGAGAATGTTGTTCGTCTTAATGATGCCATTGAAGATGAAGAGAAACGCCTAGAGAATTTAGTTAGAGGAATTTTTGCAGGAAATATATTTGATCTTGGTGCAACACAG CTTGCAGAGGTTTTCTCCAAGGATGGAGTGTCCTTTTTATCTACATGTCAAAATCTTGTCCCTCGACCTTGGGTTATTGATGACCTTGAAACTTTCAAAATGAAATGGAGCAAGAAGTCCTGGAAGAAG GTGATAATTTTTGTTGATAACTCGGGTGCTGATATCATTTTGGGTATTTTGCCATTTGCCAGGGAGCTCCTTCGGCGTGGGAGTCAG GTTATATTGGCTGCTAATGACTTACCTTCCCTCAATGATGTCACTTACTCTGAGCTAACTGAAATTATATCAAGG TTAAAGGATGAAGAAGGATGTCTGATGGGTGTCTCTACTTCAAATCTTTTAATTGCCAACTCTGGGAATGATTTACCT ATTATTGACCTTACAAGGGTGTCACAGGAACTAGCATGCCTCACCAATGATGTAGATCTTGTCATCTTAGAAGGGATG GGTCGTGGAATAGAAACAAATCTCTATGCTCAGTTTAAATGTGATTCCCTCAAGATTGCTATG GTAAAACATCCTGAGGTTGCAGAATTTCTTGGGTCACGTTTATATGATTGCGTGATCAAATATGATGCAGTTTAG
- the LOC137828348 gene encoding damage-control phosphatase At2g17340-like isoform X1 yields MVTVSMGVISPTQLHLIPHCPPSISSFVFASSSLTLSSKAKTIHQSTKSCVHSKSLAEAMGSTSQLVPFPSLANEKYTASTIPWRFPSDDPHIPTSTELSWINLLHNTIPTFKKHAESDASVPDAANKAETFAKRYARILEDFKKDPAGQGEPLDIFVLCRLREQVLKELGFADIFKKIKDVENTNAMSLFENVVRLNDAIEDEEKRLENLVRGIFAGNIFDLGATQLAEVFSKDGVSFLSTCQNLVPRPWVIDDLETFKMKWSKKSWKKVIIFVDNSGADIILGILPFARELLRRGSQVILAANDLPSLNDVTYSELTEIISRLKDEEGCLMGVSTSNLLIANSGNDLPIIDLTRVSQELACLTNDVDLVILEGMGRGIETNLYAQFKCDSLKIAMVKHPEVAEFLGSRLYDCVIKYDAV; encoded by the exons ATGGTAACAGTTTCAATGGGAGTAATATCACCAACTCAGCTGCATTTGATCCCTCATTGTCCTCCATCAATCTCCTCATTTgtctttgcttcttcttctcttaCCCTCTCATCCAAGGCTAAGACCATTCATCAATCCACAAAATCTTGTGTTCACTCCAAATCACTAG CGGAAGCAATGGGGAGTACATCGCAGTTGGTGCCATTCCCGTCGTTGGCGAATGAGAAATACACAGCAAGCACCATTCCTTGGAGGTTCCCTTCCGACGATCCACACATTCCCACTTCCACCGAGCTATCTTGGATTAATCTCCTCCACAATACCATCCCCACCTTCAA GAAGCATGCTGAGAGTGATGCTTCTGTTCCTGATGCTGCGAATAAAGCTGAAACTTTTGCTAAAAG GTATGCTAGAATACTTGAAGATTTCAAGAAAGATCCTGCAGGTCAAGGCGAGCCTCTTGATATCTTT GTTCTATGCAGACTTCGTGAGCAAGTCCTCAAGGAACTGGGATTCGCAGATATCTTCAAGAAAATAAAG GATGTAGAGAATACAAATGCCATGTCCTTATTTGAGAATGTTGTTCGTCTTAATGATGCCATTGAAGATGAAGAGAAACGCCTAGAGAATTTAGTTAGAGGAATTTTTGCAGGAAATATATTTGATCTTGGTGCAACACAG CTTGCAGAGGTTTTCTCCAAGGATGGAGTGTCCTTTTTATCTACATGTCAAAATCTTGTCCCTCGACCTTGGGTTATTGATGACCTTGAAACTTTCAAAATGAAATGGAGCAAGAAGTCCTGGAAGAAG GTGATAATTTTTGTTGATAACTCGGGTGCTGATATCATTTTGGGTATTTTGCCATTTGCCAGGGAGCTCCTTCGGCGTGGGAGTCAG GTTATATTGGCTGCTAATGACTTACCTTCCCTCAATGATGTCACTTACTCTGAGCTAACTGAAATTATATCAAGG TTAAAGGATGAAGAAGGATGTCTGATGGGTGTCTCTACTTCAAATCTTTTAATTGCCAACTCTGGGAATGATTTACCT ATTATTGACCTTACAAGGGTGTCACAGGAACTAGCATGCCTCACCAATGATGTAGATCTTGTCATCTTAGAAGGGATG GGTCGTGGAATAGAAACAAATCTCTATGCTCAGTTTAAATGTGATTCCCTCAAGATTGCTATG GTAAAACATCCTGAGGTTGCAGAATTTCTTGGGTCACGTTTATATGATTGCGTGATCAAATATGATGCAGTTTAG
- the LOC137828349 gene encoding AT-hook motif nuclear-localized protein 3-like has translation MEGRESFGVVVGDEAPESFHVAPRIIENNLDFSRAVVPVPSPATEGKKKRGRPRKYGPDGKVAMGPVTALSPMPISSSIPLTGEFSAWKRGRGRPVESIKKSSFKFEVESPVQGDGIAYSVGANFTPHVLTVNAGEDVTMKIMSFSQQGSRAICILSATGTISNVTLRQPSSCGGTLTYEGRFEILSLSGSFMPTENGITRSRSGGMSVSLAGPDGRVMGGGLAGLLVAAGPVQVVVGSFLPGHQLEHKNKKQRVEFISTITPSPVNIISSEELKVSFGGVKPIMTPAAFQEENIVSFNNGQDSRNSSADDKDPLPDKESNLSQSKAEAAC, from the exons ATGGAGGGAAGAGAGAGTTTTGGTGTCGTGGTGGGTGATGAAGCCCCGGAGAGCTTCCATGTGGCTCCTAGAATAATTGAGAACAACTTGGACTTTTCAAGGGCCGTCGTGCCGGTGCCTTCGCCGGCGACGGAGGGGAAAAAGAAGAGAGGGAGACCCAGGAAGTATGGGCCGGACGGGAAGGTGGCTATGGGGCCGGTGACGGCGCTTTCGCCGATGCCGATTTCTTCGTCGATTCCGTTGACCGGCGAGTTCTCCGCTTGGAAGAGAGGTAGAGGAAGGCCAGTTGAATCTATCAAAAAGTCATCCTTCAAGTTTGAGGTTGAAAGCCCTGTTCAAG GTGATGGAATAGCATACTCAGTTGGTGCCAATTTCACACCACATGTGCTCACAGTAAATGCTGGCGAG GATGTCACCATGAAAATCATGTCCTTCTCACAACAAGGATCACGTGCTATATGCATTCTCTCTGCAACTGGAACAATTTCAAATGTTACACTTCGTCAACCATCTTCTTGTGGAGGTACTTTAACATATGAG GGAAGGTTTGAAATTCTTTCCTTGTCTGGTTCCTTTATGCCAACTGAGAATGGAATTACAAGAAGCAGATCTGGTGGAATGAGTGTCTCTTTGGCCGGTCCAGATGGTAGAGTAATGGGGGGTGGACTTGCTGGTTTGCTGGTAGCTGCTGGTCCAGTTCAG GTTGTGGTGGGGAGCTTTCTTCCTGGTCACCAGTTGGAGCATAAAAACAAGAAGCAAAGGGTGGAGTTTATATCAACTATTACCCCTTCACCTGTTAATATCATCTCTAGTGAGGAACTAAAAGTCAGTTTTGGTGGAGTAAAGCCTATTATGACACCTGCTGCTTTTCAAGAAGAGAATATTGTTTCTTTTAACAATGGTCAAGACTCTAGGAACTCATCTGCTGATGACAAAGATCCTTTGCCCGACAAGGAGTCTAATCTAAGCCAATCAAAAGCTGAGGCTGCATGCTAA